Proteins from a genomic interval of Drosophila melanogaster chromosome 2R:
- the CG42694 gene encoding uncharacterized protein, isoform B, producing MQTLFAWLLMLTVLQSHVNSKFLDDYCGAPISNQSITKLRQPQAGWLAHISNGTHVLCSGSLISKQFVLSAAQCIDVHGKLFVQLGVSNATKSPHWYTVSNVVIPSHSGKRLQRDIGLLKLSQSVDYNDFVYPICIALNTNTLDMVKILQNFTTSAWLSKNKNPQTIVLSQLSRDRCKLNLSGNVTPKEICAASLQRNNSCFIDSGSALTQPIIQGSNIVREMLFGIRGYVNGRSWCSEPAIYIDVAECVGWIETVVQQYDGTDSRAVATPEVNQHLKHSLSRMGKNILLFKNCRGNSLQSKLRARIYGPNYIGQGWFITHRFVITNAKDLPESAESLYVGLPGTLRSYDEFSVQSVFKHPEFSEDYKNDIALLRVHQRVAMGHLRPICMLLKENQQELAKSSPPISFDYVQTANRIQVVRKIDALADPRICTNRLLKTIEPNQLCVVVPPETVQKNATRGGILGLRMMYSGKEWLILFGISSYSHNDIEVFTNVMEHTQWIANVVNSDFRL from the exons ATGCAGACATTATTTGCGTGGCTTTTAATGCTAACCGTGCTCCAAAGCCATGTGAATTCGAAGTTTTTGGACGATTACTGTGGGGCTCCGATATCAAACCAATCTATTACGAAACTTCGACAACCACAGGCTGGCTGGTTGGCACACATAAGTAATGGCACCCATGTTCTTTGTAGTGGCTCACTGATTAGCAAAC AGTTCGTCTTATCTGCTGCCCAATGCATTGATGTTCACGGAAAACT GTTTGTGCAACTTGGAGTAAGCAATGCAACCAAATCGCCACATTGGTATACGGTCAGTAACGTAGTGATTCCCTCACACTCCGGAAAACGTCTCCAACGTGATATAGGGCTGCTTAAGCTCTCACAAAGCGTCGATTACAATG ACTTTGTATACCCCATCTGCATTGCTTTAAATACGAATACTTTGGATATGGTAAAGATATTGCAAAATTTCACAACTTCTGCCTGgctttcaaaaaacaaaaatcctCAAACCATCGTTCTTAGCCAATTGAGTCGCGATCGTTGCAAATTGAACTTGAGCGGAAATGTTACTCCTAAAGAAATTTGTGCTGCTTCGCTGCAAAGAAATAACTCCTGCTTCATCGATTCTGGAAGTGCCTTGACTCAACCCATAATTCAAGGTTCAAATATAGTCAGAGAAATGCTGTTCGGCATCCGAGGCTATGTCAATGGAAGAAGTTGGTGTTCTGAGCCGGCAATATATATCGATGTAGCAGAATGTGTCGGCTGGATTGAGACAGTGGTGCAGCAATATGATGGCACAGATAGCCGTGCGGTTGCAACGCCAGAAGTAAACCAACATCTGAAACACTCACTGTCTCGGATGGGCAAGAATATTTTGCTGTTTAAGAACTGTAGGGGCAATAGCTTGCAATCGAAACTACGAGCTCGTATTTATGGACCTAATTACATAGGCCAGGGCTGGTTTATCACCCACA GATTCGTCATCACTAATGCCAAGGACTTACCGGAAAGTGCTGAGTCTCT ATACGTTGGTCTGCCGGGAACCCTAAGGTCATACGACGAATTCAGTGTTCAATCGGTCTTTAAGCACCCAGAGTTTTCTGAAGATTACAAAAATGACATAGCATTGCTCAGAGTTCATCAAAGGGTGGCCATGG GCCACTTGAGGCCAATATGTATGCTGTTGAAAGAAAATCAACAGGAATTGGCTAAGTCTAGTCCGCCAATTTCATTTGACTATGTGCAAACTGCAAATCGCATACAAGTTGTAAGGAAAATCGATGCACTTGCAGATCCCAGAATATGCACAAACAGGCTTCTAAAAACTATAGAACCAAATCAACTTTGTGTGGTAGTTCCTCCCGAAACGGTTCAGAAAAACGCAACACGTGGCGGCATTTTGGGTCTAAGGATGATGTATTCGGGAAAGGAGTGGCTCATCCTGTTCGGCATCTCCAGTTATTCGCACAATGACATTGAAGTCTTCACAAATGTTATGGAACACACACAGTGGATTGCCAATGTTGTTAACTCTGATTTCCGACTGTAA
- the GrlHz gene encoding gustatory receptor-like holozoa, isoform C: protein MSTAERTAEGDRDYDRCREPWSSRSGSRSRATSIGSSWLHDELQPGEHEPTSALLDYCKRKFLRPYVAILTLVGLNPISTDMTSIRACCSYVQALMVLFVLLVGYLLRYICGYRGDRGFTSYRDIRPITNGTDGGATTPNTIGELLFGFIVPSGFNLLAFVSAVLVCKVIDHEQLQNLIERVFLMSAKPKRLCRMLWLFLAIALALLILLFGYACCVVMMQPSQIVKVSWLAEILSDWEMWLRVGLLFTILLQDLVEIIILSNYYIECYLLRMHLETLSHKLLMHSIDSLDWMREVLEFRKLLERLNQHVSIPVCFLIVMNLAYAFAGLVYLFKDFDFHYCALKLVLLNIANVMLWLFLGLLPFFVASSVTRVCQNAQANGHQIRVRPFVYHNTSAEDLNSTLLFAASLDMSAKLFRMPIQPNYLCFAILVVVIVILTLGMCLNLTALGKI from the exons ATGAGCACCGCCGAACGAACAGCTGAAGGGGATCGCGACTACGATCGGTGTCGCGAGCCATGGAGCAGCCGAAGCGGGAGCCGCAGCCGAGCGACCTCCATTGGATCATCCTGGCTGCACGACGAGCTT CAGCCGGGAGAACATGAGCCCACTTCCGCTCTGCTGGACTACTGTAAACGGAAG TTCCTCCGTCCATATGTGGCCATCCTGACCCTGGTGGGCCTCAATCCCATCTCCACGGACATGACCAGCATCCGTGCCTGCTGCAGCTACGTCCAGGCGCTGATGGTGCTCTTCGTCCTGCTTGTAGGATACCTCTTGCGGTATATTTGCGGATACAG GGGCGATCGCGGCTTCACCAGCTATCGGGATATTAGACCCATAACCAATGGTACAGATGGCGGAGCTACGACCCCGAACACCATAGGAGAACTTCTGTTTGGGTTCATAGTGCCCAGTGGCTTTAACCTCTTGGCCTTCGTGTCGGCAGTGTTGGTATGCAAGGTGATCGACCACGAGCAGCTGCAAAACCTCATCGAGAGGGTTTTCCTGATGTCTGCCAAGCCGAAGAGGCTCTGCCGAATGCTGTGGCTTTTTCTGGCCATTGCACTGGCCCTGCTGATTTTGCTATTCGGCTACGCCTGTTGTGTGGTGATGATGCAGCCCAGCCAGATCGTCAAGGTGTCCTGGCTAGCGGAAATCCTAAGCGACTGGGAGATGTGGCTGCGAGTGGGTCTCTTGTTCACCATACTGCTGCAGGATCTGGTGGAGATTATCATACTGAGCAACTACTACATCGAGTGTTATTTGCTAAGGATGCATCTGGAAACGCTGTCGCACAAGCTGCTTATGCACTCCATCGACTCGCTCGATTGGATGAGGGAAGTCCTCGAATTCCGCAAGCTGCTGGAGCGCTTGAATCAGCACGTGTCTATTCCAGTGTGCTTCCTGATTGTAATGAATCTGGCGTACGCCTTCGCGGGATTGGTGTACCTATTTAAGGACTTTGATTTCCACTACTGCGCCCTGAAGCTCGTCCTGCTAAATATTGCGAACGTGATGCTGTGGCTATTTTTGGGATTGCTGCCCTTTTTCGTGGCATCATCGGTGACTCGAGTGTGCCAGAATGCTCAAGCTAATGGACACCAGATACGGGTTCGTCCATTTGTTTACCACAATACCTCAGCGGAAGATCTCAACTCGACGTTGCTGTTCGCCGCCTCGCTGGACATGTCCGCCAAACTCTTTCGAATGCCCATCCAGCCAAACTACTTGTGCTTCGCCATCCTTGTGGTGGTCATTGTGATTCTCACGCTGGGCATGTGCCTAAATCTCACAGCACTGgggaaaatataa
- the CNBP gene encoding CCHC-type zinc finger nucleic acid binding protein, isoform B: MSMSATCYKCNRPGHFARDCSLGGGGGPGGVGGGGGGGGGGMRGNDGGGMRRNREKCYKCNQFGHFARACPEEAERCYRCNGIGHISKDCTQADNPTCYRCNKTGHWVRNCPEAVNERGPTNVSCYKCNRTGHISKNCPETSKTCYGCGKSGHLRRECDEKGGRN, translated from the coding sequence ATGTCGATGTCTGCCACGTGCTACAAGTGCAACCGGCCGGGCCACTTTGCCCGGGACTGCAGtctcggcggcggcggaggtcCGGGCGGCGTtggaggaggcggtggtggcggcggcggcggtatGCGCGGCAACGATGGCGGCGGCATGCGTCGCAACCGCGAGAAGTGCTACAAATGCAACCAATTTGGGCACTTCGCACGTGCCTGCCCTGAGGAGGCCGAGCGCTGCTACCGCTGCAACGGCATCGGGCACATCTCGAAGGACTGCACCCAGGCGGACAACCCGACCTGCTACCGTTGCAACAAGACCGGACACTGGGTGCGCAACTGCCCAGAGGCCGTCAACGAACGTGGACCGACCAATGTGTCGTGCTACAAGTGCAACCGCACCGGACACATCTCCAAGAACTGCCCGGAGACCTCGAAGACTTGCTACGGCTGCGGCAAGAGCGGACATCTGAGGCGCGAGTGCGACGAGAAGGGCGGACGGAACTAG
- the CG3788 gene encoding uncharacterized protein, isoform A: MSKSNCSDCTCRLANEVGQLKAIVNAQSRTLAKLVRQMKEGCKKDEEAKESTLCGLNPCLKCLQPDILYHLGLNTETTDFPKVFGDVRFVCMGGTPGRMENFAYYVMQEIGLKINAATKLRNISEAGQRFSLFKVGPVLCASHGMGCPSISILLHELIKMMYHAKCKDPVFIRIGTSGGIGVEPGTVIISSEAIDGRLNPVHEILVHGVSVQHASQLDESLADEIKMCHDPCKDKYEAVIGRTLCAHDFYEGQSRLDGAFCEYTPEMKKSYLETLQSQQVKNIEMESLAFAALTSRANIRGAVVCVAILNRLNGDQIKTPHDVLSKWEKRPQELVARYIRKVLYHNDDDDESEQPEDEAEAGAAGGGDTQKAPVEEAE, from the exons atgtccAAAAGCAACTGCAGTGACTGCACATGCCGTTTGGCCAACGAGGTGGGCCAGCTAAAGG CCATCGTGAATGCCCAGAGCAGGACGCTCGCCAAGCTGGTCCGTCAGATGAAGGAAGGCTGCAAAAAGGACGAGGAGGCCAAGGAATCCACATTGTGCGGCCTGAATCCCTGCCTGAAGTGCCTGCAGCCTGACATACTCTACCACCTGGGCCTGAATACGGAGACCACGGACTTTCCCAAGGTTTTTGGTGATGTGAGG TTTGTATGCATGGGAGGTACTCCGGGTCGGATGGAAAACTTTGCCTACTACGTGATGCAGGAGATCGGTCTGAAGATAAACGCGGCTACCAAGCTACGGAACATATCGGAGGCCGGCCAGCGATTCTCCTTGTTCAAGGTGGGTCCCGTGCTCTGCGCCAGCCACGGAATGGGTTGTCCGTCGATCTCCATACTGCTGCACGAACTCATCAAGATGATGTACCACGCCAAGTGCAAGGACCCCGTCTTCATCAGAATTGGCACCAGCGGCGGCATTGGCGTTGAACCCGGCACCGTGATCATTTCCTCCGAGGCGATTGATGGTCGCTTGAATCCCGTCCACGAGATCCTTGTGCACGGCGTCAGTGTCCAGCATGCCAGCCAGCTCGATGAGAGTCTGGCCGATGAAATCAAGATGTGCCACGATCCCTGCAAGGACAAATATGAAGCTGTCATCGGCCGGACTCTGTGTGCCCATGACTTCTACGAAGGCCAGTCGCGCCTCGATGGAGCCTTCTGCGAGTACACGCCCGAAATGAAGAAATCCTACTTGGAGACGCTGCAGAGCCAGCAGGTGAAGAATATCGAGATGGAGAGCTTGGCCTTTGCCGCCCTCACCAGTAGGGCCAACATCAGGGGCGCGGTCGTCTGTGTGGCCATCCTGAATCGCCTAAATGGGGATCAA ATCAAAACGCCACATGATGTTTTGTCCAAATGGGAGAAGAGACCACAGGAGCTGGTGGCCCGCTATATACGCAAGGTTCTTTACCATaacgacgatgacgatgagtCGGAGCAACCGGAGGACGAGGCCGAGGCAGGAGCAGCTGGGGGCGGGGACACCCAAAAGGCGCCTGTAGAAGAAGCCGAGTAA
- the CG9849 gene encoding uncharacterized protein, isoform A, which produces MLIAWLVLAATLSRSIRASTTISIPITTQDIIAGDVFFEILSPSELEYTYRLRPAKDFGSAFSERLEGVPLVITDPPGACQEIRNARDLNGGVALIDRGECSFLTKTLRAEAAGALAAIITEYNPSSPEFEHYIEMIHDNSQQDANIPAGFLLGKNGVIIRSTLQRLKRVHALINIPVNLTFTPPSKINHPPWLGW; this is translated from the exons ATGCTAATCGCCTGGTTAGTGCTTGCCGCCACTTTGAGCCGATCCATCAGAGCCAGCACCACGATATCGATACCGATCACAACGCAGGACATAATAGCGGGTGACGTGTTTTTTGAAATCCTGTCCCCCTCGGAACTGGAATACACGTACCGGCTGCGCCCGGCCAAGGACTTTGGATCCGCCTTCTCGGAGCGACTGGAGGGTGTGCCGCTAGTGATTACAGATCCCCCCGGCGCCTGCCAGGAGATCCGGAACGCCAGAGATCTGAATGGGGGCGTCGCACTCATTGATCGAGG GGAGTGTTCCTTCCTCACGAAGACACTTCGAGCGGAGGCAGCTGGCGCATTGGCTGCAATCATCACTGAGTACAATCCCAGCTCTCCAGAGTTTGAGCACTACATCGAGATGATACATGACAACTCCCAACAGGACGCCAACATACCGGCCGGCTTTCTTCTCGGGAAGAATGGCGTCATCATCCGGTCGACGCTGCAGCGGCTGAAGAGGGTGCACGCCCTGATCAACATACCGGTCAACCTCACCTTTACCCCGCCATCTAAGATTAATCATCCGCCGTGGCTGGGCTGGTGA
- the GrlHz gene encoding gustatory receptor-like holozoa, isoform A: MHRHNAESSFCFINRINGNTNDELQQPGEHEPTSALLDYCKRKFLRPYVAILTLVGLNPISTDMTSIRACCSYVQALMVLFVLLVGYLLRYICGYRGDRGFTSYRDIRPITNGTDGGATTPNTIGELLFGFIVPSGFNLLAFVSAVLVCKVIDHEQLQNLIERVFLMSAKPKRLCRMLWLFLAIALALLILLFGYACCVVMMQPSQIVKVSWLAEILSDWEMWLRVGLLFTILLQDLVEIIILSNYYIECYLLRMHLETLSHKLLMHSIDSLDWMREVLEFRKLLERLNQHVSIPVCFLIVMNLAYAFAGLVYLFKDFDFHYCALKLVLLNIANVMLWLFLGLLPFFVASSVTRVCQNAQANGHQIRVRPFVYHNTSAEDLNSTLLFAASLDMSAKLFRMPIQPNYLCFAILVVVIVILTLGMCLNLTALGKI, from the exons ATGCATCGACATAATGCGGAGAGTTCTTTTTGTTTCATCAATCGCATCAACGGGAATACCAATGATGAACTGCAGCAGCCGGGAGAACATGAGCCCACTTCCGCTCTGCTGGACTACTGTAAACGGAAG TTCCTCCGTCCATATGTGGCCATCCTGACCCTGGTGGGCCTCAATCCCATCTCCACGGACATGACCAGCATCCGTGCCTGCTGCAGCTACGTCCAGGCGCTGATGGTGCTCTTCGTCCTGCTTGTAGGATACCTCTTGCGGTATATTTGCGGATACAG GGGCGATCGCGGCTTCACCAGCTATCGGGATATTAGACCCATAACCAATGGTACAGATGGCGGAGCTACGACCCCGAACACCATAGGAGAACTTCTGTTTGGGTTCATAGTGCCCAGTGGCTTTAACCTCTTGGCCTTCGTGTCGGCAGTGTTGGTATGCAAGGTGATCGACCACGAGCAGCTGCAAAACCTCATCGAGAGGGTTTTCCTGATGTCTGCCAAGCCGAAGAGGCTCTGCCGAATGCTGTGGCTTTTTCTGGCCATTGCACTGGCCCTGCTGATTTTGCTATTCGGCTACGCCTGTTGTGTGGTGATGATGCAGCCCAGCCAGATCGTCAAGGTGTCCTGGCTAGCGGAAATCCTAAGCGACTGGGAGATGTGGCTGCGAGTGGGTCTCTTGTTCACCATACTGCTGCAGGATCTGGTGGAGATTATCATACTGAGCAACTACTACATCGAGTGTTATTTGCTAAGGATGCATCTGGAAACGCTGTCGCACAAGCTGCTTATGCACTCCATCGACTCGCTCGATTGGATGAGGGAAGTCCTCGAATTCCGCAAGCTGCTGGAGCGCTTGAATCAGCACGTGTCTATTCCAGTGTGCTTCCTGATTGTAATGAATCTGGCGTACGCCTTCGCGGGATTGGTGTACCTATTTAAGGACTTTGATTTCCACTACTGCGCCCTGAAGCTCGTCCTGCTAAATATTGCGAACGTGATGCTGTGGCTATTTTTGGGATTGCTGCCCTTTTTCGTGGCATCATCGGTGACTCGAGTGTGCCAGAATGCTCAAGCTAATGGACACCAGATACGGGTTCGTCCATTTGTTTACCACAATACCTCAGCGGAAGATCTCAACTCGACGTTGCTGTTCGCCGCCTCGCTGGACATGTCCGCCAAACTCTTTCGAATGCCCATCCAGCCAAACTACTTGTGCTTCGCCATCCTTGTGGTGGTCATTGTGATTCTCACGCTGGGCATGTGCCTAAATCTCACAGCACTGgggaaaatataa